From Methylocystis sp. ATCC 49242, one genomic window encodes:
- the mmsB gene encoding 3-hydroxyisobutyrate dehydrogenase gives MRRIGFIGLGAMGGPMAANLARAGYEVHGFDLSRPLCDRAAEKGIIISGTAAEALAGSEALITMLPAGEQVISVWGELSTDFAKDILLIDCSTIDIESARVVHQIAKASEALSVDAPVSGGVAGAEAGALTFMCGAEELAFRAAKPILEAMGKRIIHCGGPGLGQAAKICNNVMLGVTMIATAEAFVLAEKIGLSHQALFDVASVSSGQSWSLTSYCPAPGLVSSSPANNDYKPGFLAALMLKDLKLAQDTASRLGVAIPLGALATQIYALYNAQGGGGMDFSGVINMIRGERQS, from the coding sequence ATGAGGCGCATCGGATTTATCGGACTTGGCGCCATGGGCGGCCCGATGGCCGCCAATCTCGCGCGCGCGGGTTACGAAGTGCATGGCTTCGATCTTTCGAGACCTCTGTGCGACAGGGCCGCCGAGAAGGGAATTATCATCTCCGGCACGGCGGCGGAAGCGCTCGCGGGGTCTGAAGCCCTCATTACCATGCTGCCCGCTGGCGAACAGGTGATCTCCGTTTGGGGTGAATTGTCGACCGATTTCGCAAAGGACATCCTTCTCATCGATTGCTCGACCATCGACATCGAAAGCGCGCGCGTCGTCCATCAGATCGCGAAAGCCAGCGAAGCCTTGTCGGTGGACGCCCCGGTGTCAGGCGGTGTAGCAGGGGCCGAAGCCGGCGCACTCACCTTCATGTGCGGAGCAGAAGAATTGGCTTTCCGAGCGGCAAAGCCCATCCTTGAAGCGATGGGCAAGCGGATTATCCATTGCGGCGGACCAGGCCTCGGACAAGCCGCGAAAATATGCAATAATGTAATGTTAGGTGTCACCATGATCGCTACTGCGGAAGCCTTTGTGCTCGCGGAAAAAATCGGCCTCTCGCATCAGGCTTTGTTCGACGTGGCTTCAGTTTCGTCCGGACAATCCTGGTCGCTTACGAGCTATTGCCCCGCGCCCGGTCTTGTATCTTCATCGCCCGCCAACAACGATTACAAACCCGGATTTTTGGCCGCGCTCATGCTGAAAGATCTGAAGCTCGCGCAGGATACAGCTTCCCGACTCGGCGTAGCAATACCGCTCGGCGCGCTCGCAACGCAAATTTATGCGCTTTACAACGCCCAAGGGGGCGGCGGCATGGATTTTTCCGGGGTGATAAATATGATCCGCGGAGAACGACAGTCCTGA
- a CDS encoding dimethylarginine dimethylaminohydrolase family protein, translating to MNLRRLLSLTADLTFITPVPGLPDMVFTANAGLVIEDTVVVSRFRAEERRSEEEIFRDWFDRQGFTIAPWPADVAFEGAGDALVDCERRLIWCGHGWRSSARAAELLEMIFAREAIRLRLVDPRFYHLDTCFCPLAGGWLMYYPPAFDADSREVIAAMTPERKRIEVSETDAMSFACNSVDVDGHLYMNDASDELQSQLRDAGFAPVLTPLSEFLKAGGSAKCLTLKLTDK from the coding sequence ATGAATCTTCGGCGTCTGCTGTCTTTGACGGCGGATCTCACTTTCATTACGCCGGTACCCGGTCTCCCCGACATGGTTTTCACCGCGAACGCCGGGCTGGTGATAGAGGACACAGTTGTGGTCAGTCGTTTCCGCGCCGAAGAGAGGCGGTCGGAGGAAGAAATTTTTCGCGACTGGTTCGATCGGCAGGGGTTCACAATAGCGCCCTGGCCCGCAGATGTCGCCTTCGAAGGGGCGGGAGACGCCTTGGTCGATTGCGAGCGCCGCTTGATCTGGTGTGGTCATGGGTGGCGATCCAGTGCGCGCGCGGCAGAGCTTCTTGAAATGATTTTCGCGCGAGAAGCAATCAGACTGCGTCTCGTGGACCCGCGCTTCTATCATCTGGACACATGCTTCTGCCCGCTTGCCGGCGGGTGGCTCATGTATTACCCGCCCGCTTTTGATGCGGATTCGCGGGAAGTGATCGCCGCCATGACGCCGGAAAGAAAGCGCATCGAGGTCAGCGAAACGGACGCAATGTCTTTTGCCTGCAATTCTGTCGACGTCGACGGACACCTTTATATGAACGATGCGTCTGACGAACTGCAATCGCAATTGCGCGACGCGGGGTTCGCGCCGGTGCTGACGCCGCTTTCAGAATTTTTGAAGGCCGGTGGATCGGCGAAGTGCCTGACGTTGAAGTTGACCGACAAATAG
- a CDS encoding CoA-acylating methylmalonate-semialdehyde dehydrogenase encodes MKELGHFIGGKFLKGESGRFAEVYEPMTGSVAALAPLASKAEVRAAVENAIAAQPGWAAVNPQRRGRVLMKFLELVSRETDSLATLLAREHGKTIADAKGDIQRGVEVIEFALGVPHLMKGEYTDSAGSGVDMYSMRQPLGVVAGVTPFNFPAMIPMWKFGPALACGNAFILKPSERDPSVPLRLAELMIDAGLPPGVLNVVNGDKEAVDALLDDPDIKAIGFVGSTPVAQYVYARAAATGKRAQCFGGAKNHLVIMPDADMNQAVDALIGAAYGSAGERCMAVSVAVPVGEATANELVKRLIPRVESLKIGLSTDEAADFGPLVTKTHLEKVENYVSLGVAEGAKLLVDGRNFKMQGYENGFFIGGCLFDEVTPRMHIYREEIFGPVLSVVRVENYAQALTLVNEHEYGNGVAIFTRDGDAAREFVSRVQVGMVGVNTPIPTPLAYHTFGGWKRSMFGDLNQHGPDSIRFYTKTKTVTSRWPSGIKDGASFVIPTMS; translated from the coding sequence ATGAAAGAACTTGGTCATTTCATTGGCGGGAAATTTTTAAAGGGCGAGTCCGGACGCTTTGCAGAAGTTTACGAGCCGATGACCGGTTCGGTGGCGGCGCTGGCGCCGCTCGCGTCGAAAGCGGAGGTCCGCGCAGCGGTCGAGAACGCGATTGCAGCTCAGCCCGGATGGGCCGCCGTCAATCCGCAACGCCGAGGGCGCGTCCTGATGAAATTCCTCGAACTTGTCTCACGCGAGACGGACTCGCTTGCGACGCTTCTCGCTCGCGAACATGGAAAGACCATCGCCGACGCGAAGGGCGACATTCAGCGCGGCGTCGAAGTGATCGAATTTGCACTAGGCGTCCCCCATCTCATGAAAGGCGAATATACCGATTCCGCCGGATCAGGCGTCGACATGTATTCCATGCGGCAGCCACTCGGCGTCGTCGCGGGCGTCACGCCGTTCAACTTTCCGGCCATGATTCCGATGTGGAAATTTGGTCCCGCCCTCGCCTGCGGAAACGCCTTTATCCTGAAACCCTCCGAGCGTGACCCGAGCGTTCCACTCCGACTCGCCGAACTTATGATCGACGCCGGTCTTCCTCCAGGTGTTCTCAACGTCGTCAATGGCGACAAGGAAGCGGTTGATGCGCTTCTTGATGATCCCGACATTAAAGCGATCGGCTTTGTCGGCTCGACGCCGGTCGCCCAATATGTCTATGCCCGCGCCGCCGCGACAGGAAAGCGCGCCCAATGCTTCGGCGGCGCCAAGAACCATCTCGTTATCATGCCCGACGCGGACATGAACCAAGCCGTCGACGCGCTCATCGGCGCCGCCTACGGTTCGGCAGGAGAACGCTGCATGGCGGTCTCGGTCGCCGTGCCGGTTGGCGAAGCGACCGCAAACGAACTTGTGAAGCGGCTCATTCCACGCGTGGAAAGCCTGAAAATTGGCCTCTCGACGGACGAGGCCGCCGATTTCGGGCCGCTGGTGACGAAGACGCATCTGGAAAAAGTCGAGAACTACGTCTCGCTCGGCGTTGCGGAAGGCGCGAAGCTTCTCGTCGACGGACGGAACTTCAAGATGCAGGGTTACGAGAACGGCTTCTTCATCGGAGGCTGTCTCTTCGACGAAGTGACGCCGCGCATGCACATCTACCGGGAAGAGATATTTGGGCCGGTGCTTTCTGTCGTGCGCGTGGAAAACTATGCGCAGGCGCTGACGCTCGTCAACGAACATGAATACGGCAATGGCGTCGCCATCTTCACACGGGACGGCGATGCGGCGCGCGAGTTCGTTTCCAGGGTTCAAGTCGGCATGGTCGGCGTCAATACGCCGATCCCGACGCCGCTCGCCTATCACACATTTGGCGGATGGAAACGCTCTATGTTCGGAGATCTCAACCAGCACGGTCCGGATTCGATACGCTTCTACACAAAGACCAAGACAGTGACGTCTCGCTGGCCGAGTGGGATCAAGGATGGAGCAAGCTTTGTCATTCCGACCATGTCCTAA